ATCTTTCCCAGTTCCCCCAGTGCCGCCGCCTGTTCAAACGGCTCGCCGCCGGAGAAGGTCACCCCTTCAATGCCGTTGATGCCTAAAATCCTGTCGGCAAGTTCCCGGACACCAATCAATTCCCGTTCGGTGAAAGGCTGCATGTCCTGGTTGAAACAGCCCGGGCAGCGCCGGTCACACCCTTGCACCCATACAACCGCCCTTAAGCCGGGACCGTTAACCCGGGAACGGGGTAAAAAGGCGGCCATATTGATGATCCGGGCGCCTAAATCGCGTATCCGGCTCATCGCCGATTGGTCCGGATCTTATTGCCGTCAGCCGGGGCCTGGTAGTATTCGGGCGTAAACTCCCGCCGCTCCACTTCGCCCAGGGCTTCCTCCAGGTTTTTGGTGATATCAAGGCACTCACCGCCTTTGGCTCCGGCCACTTTTATCGATACTTTGCCATTGGCGTCAATGGTGATTTCAAGCTCCTGCTGATCCATTAACCTTTACCCTCCTTTTTCTTCGGTAATAGCTCAACTTAGACAATTTCTAAGCAGACTTCCATGCCAATATATTAGGCACCACAAGGAATGAAAATGGAAAACGTTTTACCGCAGAGGCGCAGAGGGCGCAGAGAAACGCAGAGGGATTCATTATTTATCGTTTTTCAACGCTCTTCGTTATCCTTTCTCTGTGTCCCTCTGTGTTCTCTGTGTCTCTGTGGTTCCGGTTCCTTTGTCTTACGGCGTTTTAGATTTCCAGGATAGTTCGAGCCAATCCAATATCCGTCGTAAATTATACTTCCTTGATTTCAAGCAGTACTTGACTGGCGCCTTCCTCGCCGGTCACTTCGCCGGGATAGGATGCCGACTGGGCCCGTCCTTCCTGCAGCCACTGGCGCAGATACTGGACAACTTCCCGCTGGGATACGGATAAAGGAACCTGGCGTTTGAGACACAAGGCAATATCATCCGTCGTAATTTCCCGCATGCTGTCACTAAAGG
This window of the Methylomusa anaerophila genome carries:
- a CDS encoding DUF2997 domain-containing protein, with the protein product MDQQELEITIDANGKVSIKVAGAKGGECLDITKNLEEALGEVERREFTPEYYQAPADGNKIRTNRR